A section of the Oryza sativa Japonica Group chromosome 1, ASM3414082v1 genome encodes:
- the LOC4326970 gene encoding peroxidase 1, with protein MAMKCLFLFFAFLVAFFPGAAVGAGLKVGFYNKTCPSAERLVQQAVAAAFKNNSGVAPGLIRLHFHDCFVRGCDASVLIDGNDTEKTAPPNNPSLRGFEVIDAAKAAVEAACPRVVSCADILAFAARDSVALTGNVTYKVPAGRRDGNVSIAQDALDNLPPPTFNATELVGRFANKSLTAEDMVVLSGAHTIGVSHCDSFTSRLYNFTGVGDADPAISAAYAFLLRAVCPSNSSQFFPNTTVDMDVITPAALDNKYYVGVANNLGLFTSDHALLTNATLRASVDEFVKSETRWKSKFVKAMVKMGGIEVKTGTTQGEVRLNCRVVNKRSANAELELELAAAMDDGDEVAAS; from the exons ATGGCCATGAAgtgcctcttcctcttcttcgccttcctcgtcgccttcttccccggcgccgccgtcggcgccgggcTGAAGGTCGGGTTCTACAACAAGACGTGCCCGTCGGCGGAGCGCCTGGTGCAGcaggcggtggccgccgcgttCAAGAACAACAGCGGCGTCGCCCCCGGCCTCATCCGCCTGCACTTCCATGACTGCTTTGTCAGA GGCTGCGACGCCTCGGTTTTGATCGACGGGAACGACACCGAGAAGACCGCGCCACCAAACAACCCCAGCCTCCGCGGATTCGAGGTGATCGACGCCGCCAAGGCCGCCGTCGAGGCGGCGTGCCCGCGTgtcgtctcctgcgccgacatcctcgccttcgccgcccgcgACAGCGTCGCCCTCACCGGCAACGTCACTTACAAggtccccgccggccgccgcgacggcaACGTCTCCATCGCCCAGGACGCGCTCGACAACCTGCCCCCTCCCACCTTCAACGCCACGGAGCTCGTCGGCCGCTTCGCCAACAAGTCGCTCACCGCGGAGGACATGGTGGTGCTCTCCGGCGCCCACACCATCGGCGTCTCCCACTGCGACTCCTTCACCAGCCGCCTCTACAACTtcaccggcgtcggcgacgccgaCCCGGCGATCAGCGCCGCCTACGcgttcctcctccgcgccgtgtGCCCCTCCAACAGCAGCCAGTTCTTCCCCAACACCACGGTGGACATGGACGTGATCACCCCGGCGGCGCTCGACAACAAGTACTACGTCGGGGTCGCCAACAACCTGGGCCTCTTCACGTCGGACCACGCGCTGCTCACCAACGCCACGCTCAGGGCGTCGGTGGACGAGTTCGTCAAGAGCGAGACGCGGTGGAAGAGCAAGTTCGTGAAGGCCATGGTGAAGATGGGCGGCATCGAGGTGAAGACCGGGACGACGCAGGGCGAGGTCAGGCTCAACTGCAGGGTCGTCAACAAGAGGAGCGCCAACgctgagctcgagctcgagctcgccgccgccatggatgaTGGGGATGAAGTGGCAGcgagctaa
- the LOC4326971 gene encoding uncharacterized protein, with amino-acid sequence MAGSSSVGAVHRAGLAVGLLLLAAGAAACHGARAVPGEPEPATYRPQNVYGFGGFYPGPNINWVFPGPNGVTPQVGFGGMPGSSSSVFPGAGGASPLTPGGGVIGIHGATKKP; translated from the coding sequence ATGGCGGGGAGCAGCAGCGTCGGCGCCGTCCACCGCGCGGGCCTCGCCGTGGGGCTcctcctgctcgccgccggcgccgccgcgtgccaCGGCGCGAGGGCCGTCCCCGGCGAGCCGGAGCCGGCGACATACCGGCCGCAGAACGTGTACGGATTCGGCGGCTTCTACCCTGGCCCCAACATCAACTGGGTGTTCCCCGGCCCCAACGGCGTCACGCCGCAGGTCGGCTTCGGCGGGATgccgggctcctcctcctccgtcttccCCGGCGCCGGTGGTGCCTCGCCGCTcacgcccggcggcggcgtcatcggCATCCATGGCGCCACCAAGAAGCCGTGA